In Ferroplasma sp., a single window of DNA contains:
- a CDS encoding NTP transferase domain-containing protein: MIAIVFAKKSQRLMGKHRMDLCGEPLIERVSRIILQSSLFDEIILFTKDPSVSSKYCRTEYDATGGILIDSILYCIEKYRRFLAVGGDMPYIDASLIRSIISNYHGEAIACISGGFYQPLFTIYTEKLYKSMKEYRNSGGESISRFLSISGIETIDVGGNQLQSINYISDLYEARRLLCGGSL; this comes from the coding sequence ATGATAGCAATAGTTTTCGCAAAGAAAAGCCAGAGGCTCATGGGTAAGCACAGAATGGATCTGTGTGGGGAACCGCTAATAGAGAGGGTTTCAAGGATAATTCTCCAATCCAGTTTATTCGATGAAATAATACTTTTTACAAAGGACCCATCGGTATCATCGAAATATTGCAGGACAGAATATGATGCAACTGGCGGCATCCTCATTGATTCTATTCTATATTGCATTGAAAAATACAGGAGATTCCTGGCAGTTGGTGGGGATATGCCATATATAGATGCATCACTGATTCGCAGTATAATTAGCAATTACCATGGAGAAGCTATTGCATGCATATCTGGTGGATTTTACCAGCCTCTCTTTACCATTTACACCGAAAAGCTCTATAAATCCATGAAAGAGTACAGGAATTCTGGCGGTGAAAGTATAAGCAGGTTTCTTAGTATCTCTGGCATAGAAACTATTGATGTCGGTGGCAATCAATTACAGAGCATCAATTATATCTCTGATCTTTATGAGGCAAGAAGGCTTCTCTGTGGTGGCAGTCTTTAA